The sequence CCTGCTGCCGATCGACCGGCTGCTCGCCGGTATGCCGTTGCTACCGCTGCCGGCGGGTCTCGGCGCCCACCTGCCGAACGCGGCCGCCCCGGCAGCCGCCGCGCAGGCGGTCGCGCCGCCGAACCCGACGGCCGGACCCGCCGCCGGCACGACACCACCCGGCGCCACCGATGCGGGCGGTGGCCAGAGCGTCGTCGACCTCGCGATGAACCGGCCCCGGGGCCTCGTGCCGTCCCTCGCCGCCGGTGTGGCCGCCGCCGTCGTGGCCATCACCATGGCGGTGGTGATCCAGCCAGACGACCCGTCCGCGCCCTCGTGGGCGGCACCGCCGTCTGCCGCGCCCACCGCCGTCGCCACCCCGAGCGTCGCGCCCTCGCCGAGCGCACGCCCCTCGTCGAGAGCTCCGGTCGCGCCGGCGGTCAGCTCCACCCGCAAGGGCGTCGGGGTGTGGAACTTCGCCGGGGCGAGTCAGGCGTTGGCGAACTCGAGGGCTGGCTGGTACTACACCTGGGGCACCCAGCACCCGGGGATCAGCACTCCGCGCGGTGCGACGTTCGTGCCGATGATCCGCAGCGCGGAGAACGTCACCGCCGATGAGCTGGCCCGGGCCAGGGCCGCCGGGCCGTACCTGCTCACCTTCAATGAGCCGGACATGCCCGAGCAGGCGAACATGACAGTCGAGCAGGCGTTGGACCTGTGGCCGCAGCTGATGGCGACGGGCAGCAAGCTGGGCAGCCCCGCGGTCGCCTGGGGCGGGCCGGACCCGCAGGGTTGGCTGGACAGGTTCATGACCGGCGCCCAGGCCCGCGGCCACCGGGTGGACTTCATCACGCTGCACTGGTTCGGCGCCGACTTCACCACCGCCACAGCGGTGGCCCAACTCCGGCAGTACCTCCAGGCCGTCTACCAGCGGTACCGGAAGCCGATCTGGCTGACCGAGTTCGCGTTGATCCGCTTCACCGGAGGCGGTTCGCAGTTTCCCAGTCAGCAGCAGCAGGCGGCCTTCCTCACGGCGGCCACCGCAATGCTCGGCCAACTCCCCTACCTGCACCGCTACGCCTGGTTCGGGCTGCCCGCCACCGACAAGGACCGGTCCGGGTTGTTCCGCGACGGAAAAGAGGCGACAGTGGTCGGCCGCGCGTTCCAGGCCGCCCGTTGAGCGGGGACGAACCGGTGGACGAGCAGTTCGTGGCAGAGCGCCCCGGCTCTCGCGTACGGACCGGGCGGCTGGTCGGCGTCGTCGCGACCCTGGTCGCCACCGCGTTGGCCGTCGGTCTCAGCCAGGGTTGGGGCCGCACCGACCAGGCCCCCGTGGCCTCGTCGGCCACCGCCTCGTCGGCCGCCGCGGTGCCGACCGCGCCGGTGGTGCTCAACGGCACCGACGACGCCTTCGTCCAACTGCTGATCCCGATGAACGAGGGCGCGCTCGCGCTGATCGACCAGCTCGACACCCGCCCGGCGGCCGCTGATCCGTCGCTGCGGGCCCTCCTCGGCGAACTCCGCACGGCTCATCAGGCGGAGTTGCGGGACCTGCGGGGGCTGTTGGCCGCGGGCAACGTGCCGGAGCTGAACATCCACGAGGGGCATCAGATGCCCGGCATGGTCACCGATGTCACCCTCGCCGAGCTGCGTGCCGCTCCGGACGCCGAGGTGTCATCCCGGGCGGCCGCCCTGATCCGGGCGCACCTCGCGCAGACAGTGGTGCTGTGCCGGGGTGAGCAGACAGCCGGGGGAAGCCCGGAGCTGAAGGCGCTCGCGGGCCGGATCCAGCAGGCGCGGGCCGCCGAGCTGAGCACGCTGGACGACCGGCCCGGCGCGCCCACCGCCGCGCCGGGCGGCTGACCATGCCCTCCAGAGGGCCAGCCGATGCGGACGTCTGACCTGCACGCCGACGTCCGTCCCCCGTCCCGGGCGTCCCGCCCCGCCCACCGTGCCGTCACCTCCGACGCCGTCCGCCCGGCCCGCCGCGCGACGCACCGGCCCCGGAGCGCAGCACCGCCCGACGCGCTCGCCTCGGTGCCGGCGGCAGGTTGGCGTGCTGGCCACCGTCGCGCCGCCGGCCGCGCCGCCGTCGTCGCCTCGACCCTGACGGTCGGTGTCGGGTGGCTGCTCGCGATCCTCGTCGCGCCGCACGTCACCCTCTCGCCGGGTGCGCGGATGGTCGCCCTCTTCTGCCACCTGACCTGCCTCGTGGTGGGCTTCGGCGCGGTGCTGACTGTGGACTGGTTCAGCCTGCGCTGGCTGCTGCGCCGGGAACCGCTCGGCACTGTGCTGACCGCCGCCCGCGGCGCGCACCTGCTCATCTGGCTGGGCCTGGTGGGTCTGCTCGCCAGTGGGGCCGCCCTCGGGCCGGACACGTCGTCCGGGCTGGTCTGGGTCAAGTTGCTGGCCGTGCTGGTGGTCGGCGTCAACGGGCTGTTCCTCGGCCGGGTCCGGGATCGACTCGTGGCAGTGCAGGGTCGCCCGCCCTGGTCGGCACTGCTCCCCGGTGTCGCCGCCGCGACGATCTCGCAGTTCGCCTGGTGGACCGCGACCCTCGTCGGCTTCTGGAACGCCAACAGCTGACGGTCACCAACAGCTGACGGTCACCAACGGCCGACGGTCGCCGGCCGGGTCGGTGGGTCAGGCCGGCGTCGGGTGTCTCTGCGCGAACCGGGCGCGGGTCAGGAACGCGAGTTGGGCCCGCTTGTCCGGCATGTCGATCTCGGAGTCGAAGGTGAAGCCCTCGATCTCCAGTCGGCGCAGGGCGAGGTGGTTGCGGACGTCCGGCTCGACCACGATTCGCTGCGCGGCCGGGTCGCGGAACAGGAAGCGGGCAACGGCCGGGCCGACCGCGTTGGTGAGGCTGCGGGCGAGGCGTCGGTCGGGGCTGAGTAGCAGGTGCATCCCCACGTCGCCGGGCTGGACGGGGTAGCGCTCGCCGACCGGGTCCGCCTCGGGCTGATAGCTCTGGAAGAGGCCGACCGGCTCCCCGTCGACAATGATCAGGTACGCGTGATGGGTGGGCAGACTGTCCACAAAGGCGTAGATCTCGCGTACCTCTTCGAGGGTGTGCGAACCCATGCCCCAGAAGGCGTTGCGGGGGAGGGTCACCCAACCGTGCAGGAGGGCGGCGTCCCGTTCCGGGTCCACGGCCACCAACGACAGCTCGCCGAGACCGGCGATCTTCTCCTGGTACGTCATCGGGCGCTGTCCTCTGTTCCATCCGGGGCGCAACTTAGGTTAACCTCCCCTAACCAAGGATGACCTTACCTGGAGGGGTGCGTGAAACGGAACTGGGAGGCCCTGGTCCTCAAGGCCATGGGAGGGCGGGACTTTCAGTTGACCGTCCTGAGCACCGAGTCGATCGACGGGCACTACCAGCGGCTCCTCCTGGACGGGGGCGGCCTGCTGGAGACGTGCGGCGTGCACCCCACGATGTGGATCCGGCTGTGGTTCGACAACGA comes from Micromonospora vinacea and encodes:
- a CDS encoding sigma-70 family RNA polymerase sigma factor, with amino-acid sequence MSSAGRALPDVGLVVAARQGDQRALDDVVAASLPLVYNIVGRALRGHADVDDVVQETLVRVIRYLPALNDPAAYRSWLVAITIRQVRDWETRRRVALNRDAGLDAIHNVPDPASDFAGMTILRLGLTDQRREVAEATRWLDPDDQELLSLWWLEETGEITRNEVADALGLSPGHVAVRIHRMKEQIQSARGVVRALRARPGCPDLGAVTAEWDGTPSSLWRKRLARHVRDCAFCGRLGTTLLPIDRLLAGMPLLPLPAGLGAHLPNAAAPAAAAQAVAPPNPTAGPAAGTTPPGATDAGGGQSVVDLAMNRPRGLVPSLAAGVAAAVVAITMAVVIQPDDPSAPSWAAPPSAAPTAVATPSVAPSPSARPSSRAPVAPAVSSTRKGVGVWNFAGASQALANSRAGWYYTWGTQHPGISTPRGATFVPMIRSAENVTADELARARAAGPYLLTFNEPDMPEQANMTVEQALDLWPQLMATGSKLGSPAVAWGGPDPQGWLDRFMTGAQARGHRVDFITLHWFGADFTTATAVAQLRQYLQAVYQRYRKPIWLTEFALIRFTGGGSQFPSQQQQAAFLTAATAMLGQLPYLHRYAWFGLPATDKDRSGLFRDGKEATVVGRAFQAAR
- a CDS encoding DUF305 domain-containing protein; the encoded protein is MDEQFVAERPGSRVRTGRLVGVVATLVATALAVGLSQGWGRTDQAPVASSATASSAAAVPTAPVVLNGTDDAFVQLLIPMNEGALALIDQLDTRPAAADPSLRALLGELRTAHQAELRDLRGLLAAGNVPELNIHEGHQMPGMVTDVTLAELRAAPDAEVSSRAAALIRAHLAQTVVLCRGEQTAGGSPELKALAGRIQQARAAELSTLDDRPGAPTAAPGG
- a CDS encoding GNAT family N-acetyltransferase; this translates as MTYQEKIAGLGELSLVAVDPERDAALLHGWVTLPRNAFWGMGSHTLEEVREIYAFVDSLPTHHAYLIIVDGEPVGLFQSYQPEADPVGERYPVQPGDVGMHLLLSPDRRLARSLTNAVGPAVARFLFRDPAAQRIVVEPDVRNHLALRRLEIEGFTFDSEIDMPDKRAQLAFLTRARFAQRHPTPA